Proteins co-encoded in one Papaver somniferum cultivar HN1 chromosome 5, ASM357369v1, whole genome shotgun sequence genomic window:
- the LOC113281683 gene encoding uncharacterized protein LOC113281683 isoform X2 — MDSSGSNMVNIFDIYRRYCDIRSRSGHEGAKEELNLLLKLIESKRMMGFLSLNSIFDELHGLMSHLDLMAGSFQFTCFYGFVFFMCRENGQRNITISKAITAWKLVLSGRFRLLNQWCDFVEKHQRHNISEDTWPQILAFSRCVHEDLEGYDSKGAWPVLIDDFVAHMYRITRSNSCSSLNILLKCGDPKVQSCISDDAFPGLDIFSGSKRKSFSYSGEMDSLDSCSNSRIGTLLQCKRGRETSWGNQQGTSEANRQRNAMGDDYMEMVKPENSLDPRINSMCVVEGSLSKGFAGLLSTGSYKP; from the exons ATGGATTCATCTGGTTCCAACATGGTAAACATTTTCGACATCTATAGAAGATATTGTG ATATTAGGTCAAGAAGTGGACATGAAGGTGCAAAGGAGGAATTAAATCTTCTTTTGAAGTTAATAGAGTCGAAAAGGATGATGGGTTTCTTGTCCTT GAATTCAATTTTCGATGAGCTTCATGGGCTCATGTCACACCTGGACTTGATG GCAGGTTCTTTTCAATTCACATGCTTTTATGGTTTTGTATTTTTCATGTGCCGGGAGAATGGACAAAGGAACATAA CTATAAGTAAGGCCATAACAGCTTGGAAGTTGGTTTTAAGTGGTAGGTTTAGACTGCTTAACCAGTGGTGCGATTTTGTCGAG AAACATCAACGGCACAATATCTCGGAGGATACATGGCCTCAAATCTTGGCCTTCAGCAGGTGTGTCCATGAAGATCTTGAGGGATATGATTCTAAAG GTGCTTGGCCTGTTCTTATAGATGACTTCGTTGCCCACATGTACAG AATTACTCGGTCCAACAGTTGTAGCAGTCTGAATATTCTCTTGAAATGTGGTGATCCGAAAGTGCAATCGTGCATATCTGATGATGCTTTCCCTG GACTAGATATTTTTTCTGGCTCAAAGAGGAAGTCCTTTTCCTACTCCGGCGAAATGGATTCCTTGGATtcctgttcaaactctagaattgGAACTTTATTACAGTGCAAGAGAGGTAGGGAAACTTCCTGGGGCAACCAACAAGGAACGTCAGAG GCCAATCGACAAAGAAATGCCATGGGCGATGACTATATGGAAATGGTTAAGCCCGAGAACTCATTAGATCCCAGGATTAACTCAATGTGTGTAGTTGAAGGTAGCTTGTCAAAGGGTTTTGCAGGACTTCTTTCTACAggttcttataaaccctaa
- the LOC113281683 gene encoding uncharacterized protein LOC113281683 isoform X1 translates to MDSSGSNMVNIFDIYRRYCDIRSRSGHEGAKEELNLLLKLIESKRMMGFLSLNSIFDELHGLMSHLDLMAGSFQFTCFYGFVFFMCRENGQRNITISKAITAWKLVLSGRFRLLNQWCDFVEKHQRHNISEDTWPQILAFSRCVHEDLEGYDSKGAWPVLIDDFVAHMYRITRSNSCSSLNILLKCGDPKVQSCISDDAFPGLDIFSGSKRKSFSYSGEMDSLDSCSNSRIGTLLQCKRGRETSWGNQQGTSEAEMDSLDSCSNSRIGTLLQCKRGRETSWGNQQGTSEANRQRNAMGDDYMEMVKPENSLDPRINSMCVVEGSLSKGFAGLLSTGSYKP, encoded by the exons ATGGATTCATCTGGTTCCAACATGGTAAACATTTTCGACATCTATAGAAGATATTGTG ATATTAGGTCAAGAAGTGGACATGAAGGTGCAAAGGAGGAATTAAATCTTCTTTTGAAGTTAATAGAGTCGAAAAGGATGATGGGTTTCTTGTCCTT GAATTCAATTTTCGATGAGCTTCATGGGCTCATGTCACACCTGGACTTGATG GCAGGTTCTTTTCAATTCACATGCTTTTATGGTTTTGTATTTTTCATGTGCCGGGAGAATGGACAAAGGAACATAA CTATAAGTAAGGCCATAACAGCTTGGAAGTTGGTTTTAAGTGGTAGGTTTAGACTGCTTAACCAGTGGTGCGATTTTGTCGAG AAACATCAACGGCACAATATCTCGGAGGATACATGGCCTCAAATCTTGGCCTTCAGCAGGTGTGTCCATGAAGATCTTGAGGGATATGATTCTAAAG GTGCTTGGCCTGTTCTTATAGATGACTTCGTTGCCCACATGTACAG AATTACTCGGTCCAACAGTTGTAGCAGTCTGAATATTCTCTTGAAATGTGGTGATCCGAAAGTGCAATCGTGCATATCTGATGATGCTTTCCCTG GACTAGATATTTTTTCTGGCTCAAAGAGGAAGTCCTTTTCCTACTCCGGCGAAATGGATTCCTTGGATtcctgttcaaactctagaattgGAACTTTATTACAGTGCAAGAGAGGTAGGGAAACTTCCTGGGGCAACCAACAAGGAACGTCAGAGGCCGAAATGGATTCCTTGGATtcctgttcaaactctagaattgGAACTTTATTACAGTGCAAGAGAGGTAGGGAAACTTCCTGGGGCAACCAACAAGGAACGTCAGAGGCCAATCGACAAAGAAATGCCATGGGCGATGACTATATGGAAATGGTTAAGCCCGAGAACTCATTAGATCCCAGGATTAACTCAATGTGTGTAGTTGAAGGTAGCTTGTCAAAGGGTTTTGCAGGACTTCTTTCTACAggttcttataaaccctaa
- the LOC113281684 gene encoding uncharacterized protein LOC113281684 isoform X2: MKPQTSSKLAVVILTLFVVLVATTSSRSTRTTAEAEETLNLSSSIHNFIGVNKIDDRDSNVLQDDQSSIKEQMGATGCCDLCPCTKSIPPQCQCTDIKPQCHAKCKACRCTRSQPPQCRCMDKTSFCYPQCSSSPTTHAHEVIGTLINGARN; this comes from the exons ATGAAACCCCAAACATCATCAAAACTAGCAGTAGTAATACTAACTTTGTTCGTAGTGTTGGTAGCGACAACTTCATCTAGGAGTACTAGAACTACCGCTGAAGCTGAAGAAACACTTAACTTGTCTTCTTCCATCCACAACTTCATCGGAGTTAACAAAATCGATGATCGTGACTCTAACGTACTCCAAG ATGATCAGTCAAGCATAAAGGAGCAGATGGGCGCTACAGGATGCTGTGATTTGTGTCCTTGTACAAAATCAATCCCACCACAATGCCAGTGTACCGACATCAAGCCTCAATGTCATGCAAAGTGCAAGGCGTGTAGGTGCACCAGATCCCAGCCTCCTCAATGTCGCTGCATGGACAAGACTTCTTTCTGCTATCCACAATGTTCATCCTCACCAACAACACACGCACATGAAGTTATCGGCACATTAATAAATGGTGCAAGGAACTAG
- the LOC113281683 gene encoding uncharacterized protein LOC113281683 isoform X3, which translates to MDSSGSNMVNIFDIYRRYCDIRSRSGHEGAKEELNLLLKLIESKRMMGFLSLNSIFDELHGLMSHLDLMAGSFQFTCFYGFVFFMCRENGQRNITISKAITAWKLVLSGRFRLLNQWCDFVEKHQRHNISEDTWPQILAFSRCVHEDLEGYDSKGAWPVLIDDFVAHMYRITRSNSCSSLNILLKCGDPKVQSCISDDAFPGLDIFSGSKRKSFSYSGEMDSLDSCSNSRIGTLLQCKRGRETSWGNQQGTSEANRQRNAMGDDYMEMVKPENSLDPRINSMCVVEGSLSKGFAGLLSTGSYKP; encoded by the exons ATGGATTCATCTGGTTCCAACATGGTAAACATTTTCGACATCTATAGAAGATATTGTG ATATTAGGTCAAGAAGTGGACATGAAGGTGCAAAGGAGGAATTAAATCTTCTTTTGAAGTTAATAGAGTCGAAAAGGATGATGGGTTTCTTGTCCTT GAATTCAATTTTCGATGAGCTTCATGGGCTCATGTCACACCTGGACTTGATG GCAGGTTCTTTTCAATTCACATGCTTTTATGGTTTTGTATTTTTCATGTGCCGGGAGAATGGACAAAGGAACATAA CTATAAGTAAGGCCATAACAGCTTGGAAGTTGGTTTTAAGTGGTAGGTTTAGACTGCTTAACCAGTGGTGCGATTTTGTCGAG AAACATCAACGGCACAATATCTCGGAGGATACATGGCCTCAAATCTTGGCCTTCAGCAGGTGTGTCCATGAAGATCTTGAGGGATATGATTCTAAAG GTGCTTGGCCTGTTCTTATAGATGACTTCGTTGCCCACATGTACAG AATTACTCGGTCCAACAGTTGTAGCAGTCTGAATATTCTCTTGAAATGTGGTGATCCGAAAGTGCAATCGTGCATATCTGATGATGCTTTCCCTG GACTAGATATTTTTTCTGGCTCAAAGAGGAAGTCCTTTTCCTACTCCGGCGAA ATGGATTCCTTGGATtcctgttcaaactctagaattgGAACTTTATTACAGTGCAAGAGAGGTAGGGAAACTTCCTGGGGCAACCAACAAGGAACGTCAGAGGCCAATCGACAAAGAAATGCCATGGGCGATGACTATATGGAAATGGTTAAGCCCGAGAACTCATTAGATCCCAGGATTAACTCAATGTGTGTAGTTGAAGGTAGCTTGTCAAAGGGTTTTGCAGGACTTCTTTCTACAggttcttataaaccctaa
- the LOC113281684 gene encoding uncharacterized protein LOC113281684 isoform X1, translating into MKPQTSSKLAVVILTLFVVLVATTSSRSTRTTAEAEETLNLSSSIHNFIGVNKIDDRDSNVLQADDQSSIKEQMGATGCCDLCPCTKSIPPQCQCTDIKPQCHAKCKACRCTRSQPPQCRCMDKTSFCYPQCSSSPTTHAHEVIGTLINGARN; encoded by the exons ATGAAACCCCAAACATCATCAAAACTAGCAGTAGTAATACTAACTTTGTTCGTAGTGTTGGTAGCGACAACTTCATCTAGGAGTACTAGAACTACCGCTGAAGCTGAAGAAACACTTAACTTGTCTTCTTCCATCCACAACTTCATCGGAGTTAACAAAATCGATGATCGTGACTCTAACGTACTCCAAG CAGATGATCAGTCAAGCATAAAGGAGCAGATGGGCGCTACAGGATGCTGTGATTTGTGTCCTTGTACAAAATCAATCCCACCACAATGCCAGTGTACCGACATCAAGCCTCAATGTCATGCAAAGTGCAAGGCGTGTAGGTGCACCAGATCCCAGCCTCCTCAATGTCGCTGCATGGACAAGACTTCTTTCTGCTATCCACAATGTTCATCCTCACCAACAACACACGCACATGAAGTTATCGGCACATTAATAAATGGTGCAAGGAACTAG
- the LOC113281683 gene encoding uncharacterized protein LOC113281683 isoform X4: MMGFLSLNSIFDELHGLMSHLDLMAGSFQFTCFYGFVFFMCRENGQRNITISKAITAWKLVLSGRFRLLNQWCDFVEKHQRHNISEDTWPQILAFSRCVHEDLEGYDSKGAWPVLIDDFVAHMYRITRSNSCSSLNILLKCGDPKVQSCISDDAFPGLDIFSGSKRKSFSYSGEMDSLDSCSNSRIGTLLQCKRGRETSWGNQQGTSEAEMDSLDSCSNSRIGTLLQCKRGRETSWGNQQGTSEANRQRNAMGDDYMEMVKPENSLDPRINSMCVVEGSLSKGFAGLLSTGSYKP, translated from the exons ATGATGGGTTTCTTGTCCTT GAATTCAATTTTCGATGAGCTTCATGGGCTCATGTCACACCTGGACTTGATG GCAGGTTCTTTTCAATTCACATGCTTTTATGGTTTTGTATTTTTCATGTGCCGGGAGAATGGACAAAGGAACATAA CTATAAGTAAGGCCATAACAGCTTGGAAGTTGGTTTTAAGTGGTAGGTTTAGACTGCTTAACCAGTGGTGCGATTTTGTCGAG AAACATCAACGGCACAATATCTCGGAGGATACATGGCCTCAAATCTTGGCCTTCAGCAGGTGTGTCCATGAAGATCTTGAGGGATATGATTCTAAAG GTGCTTGGCCTGTTCTTATAGATGACTTCGTTGCCCACATGTACAG AATTACTCGGTCCAACAGTTGTAGCAGTCTGAATATTCTCTTGAAATGTGGTGATCCGAAAGTGCAATCGTGCATATCTGATGATGCTTTCCCTG GACTAGATATTTTTTCTGGCTCAAAGAGGAAGTCCTTTTCCTACTCCGGCGAAATGGATTCCTTGGATtcctgttcaaactctagaattgGAACTTTATTACAGTGCAAGAGAGGTAGGGAAACTTCCTGGGGCAACCAACAAGGAACGTCAGAGGCCGAAATGGATTCCTTGGATtcctgttcaaactctagaattgGAACTTTATTACAGTGCAAGAGAGGTAGGGAAACTTCCTGGGGCAACCAACAAGGAACGTCAGAGGCCAATCGACAAAGAAATGCCATGGGCGATGACTATATGGAAATGGTTAAGCCCGAGAACTCATTAGATCCCAGGATTAACTCAATGTGTGTAGTTGAAGGTAGCTTGTCAAAGGGTTTTGCAGGACTTCTTTCTACAggttcttataaaccctaa